In Pseudomonas sp. HR96, the DNA window CCGGTGGCGACCAGAGACGCACCAATGGGCCCGGCCACGGTTTCGAGGCTGGCGGAGCCGGCCGCGCTGATGCCTTTGAGCGCCGACATGATGCCCCAGACCGTCCCGAACAGGCCGATGAAGGGTGAAGTGCTGCCGATACTGGCGAGCACCGCCAGCCCGCTTTCCAGCGAGCGGCGTTCACGCACGATCTGCTGTCGCAGGGCGCGCTCCAGGCGGTCCTGATGATTGATGGCCTGGCTCAGGTCGCTGGCCGAACCTTCGTGGACCTGGATCGCGGCGTAGCCGGCGGCAGCGACACGGGCGGCGGCACCCGGGTTGGACTGGGTCAGCGGAGCGGCGGAATCGAGGCTGGAGGCAGCCCAGAACTGCTTGTGGAATTTGCGATCCTGCACCTTCAAGCGGGTGAACTGGCCAGCCTTGAGCAGGAACAGGCCCCAGGTGGCAACGGAGAACAGGATGAGCAGCCAGATGACGGTGGATTCAATCGAGGCAAAGGGCGAAGCGATGAGGTTCATGGCGTGGTCTCGCAAATAAGGTCGGGTGGTGACGGTGCTCCTTTGGTGGTGGTCGCCCGTGGTGAATCGGCACTGCGCATAACGGTTATTTGAGCTTGAAATCGATCGGCACGCTGACCCAGCCGGCCTGCGGCACATCACCCTGCTTGGCCGGGACGAAGCTCCAGCGCTTGACCGCGGCAACGGCGGCGTCGTCCAGCTGGCTGCGACCGCTGCTGGTCTGGATCTGGATCTCGCCGGGTTGGCCGCTGGGCAGCACGTGCACGCGCAGCAGCACGGTGCCTTCCCAACCACGGCGCATGGCCAGGTCCGGGTATTGAGGCGCCGGGTTTTTCAGGTAACCGGCACTGGCCGAGGGCGGCGTCACCGGCGCGGGCGCAGGCGGCGCCGGTGGTGCAGGTGCAGCCACCGGTGCCGGCGCAGGCGGGGTGGGCGCCGGTTGTTCGACGGCCTTGGCCACTGGTTTGGGTAACGGTTTAGGCACCGGCTTGGGCTTGACGATCTTCTTTGGCGCCGGCTTGGCCGCCAGTTCGTCTACCACCGGGGGCGGGGGTGGTGGCGGCTCGACCACCGGCGGTGCCGGAGCCGGCGGCGGGGGTTGCACAACGGGCGGCGCCGGTTGGGAGAATTCGATGGTCATCGGCGGAACCTGCGGGGGTACCACGGGCAGCACCGGGGTCGGGTTCTGGCTGACCCAGTAGATCACCGCACCGTGCAACACCAACGCCAATGCCCCCAGCAACACCCCTTCGCGGCGGCTGAGCAGCGGGCCGGGCGGCCGCTGCAGGCGCAAGGTGCCCAGGGGCTGGCGCAGCGCCTGGCCGAGGTCGACTAGCTCGCCGTCAGGTCGCCACAGCACCTGGGCGGCACTGGCGGCGGTCTGGACATTGCCCATTGATTACACTCCTGGATGTTTGTAGATCCTGCCTGGTGGCGGCAATCATCCCGGGAGTGGGTCATAACGCAAAAGAATATTTACTTCTGGCGTTATAACCGCCCCACCTATGCGCGATGGCTCTACACAGACATCCCGACCGCTCTGGCCCAGGCTCTGCTGGCACGTCTGCATTTAGATTGCGCATGCAGGCGGGGGCGAATTGGGATGCCCTGATGCCTCAGCCTGTTCAGGCAACAGCGGGCAAGCCTGGAAACATCCAGTCATCCTTCCTTCAAAACGTTTCAGACTCTCCCGCTAAAGCTGCGCTGGCCACTGAGGTTAGCTTGCCAGGGTTCGCCATCGGTTTGGCGGACGCCGCCAGTCAGGCGACCTCACAAGGAAATCTGGATGAACGTTCTTCCCTTCATCAGCGGTGCTATCGGCACCGCTTCCATCGTCTTCGCCGCCGCAGCCTTCGCCGAGGCGCCAGTGCCACTTGCCCCATTGGCCAACAACGGC includes these proteins:
- a CDS encoding energy transducer TonB; the protein is MGNVQTAASAAQVLWRPDGELVDLGQALRQPLGTLRLQRPPGPLLSRREGVLLGALALVLHGAVIYWVSQNPTPVLPVVPPQVPPMTIEFSQPAPPVVQPPPPAPAPPVVEPPPPPPPVVDELAAKPAPKKIVKPKPVPKPLPKPVAKAVEQPAPTPPAPAPVAAPAPPAPPAPAPVTPPSASAGYLKNPAPQYPDLAMRRGWEGTVLLRVHVLPSGQPGEIQIQTSSGRSQLDDAAVAAVKRWSFVPAKQGDVPQAGWVSVPIDFKLK
- a CDS encoding MotA/TolQ/ExbB proton channel family protein, producing the protein MNLIASPFASIESTVIWLLILFSVATWGLFLLKAGQFTRLKVQDRKFHKQFWAASSLDSAAPLTQSNPGAAARVAAAGYAAIQVHEGSASDLSQAINHQDRLERALRQQIVRERRSLESGLAVLASIGSTSPFIGLFGTVWGIMSALKGISAAGSASLETVAGPIGASLVATGVGIAVAVPAVLVYNYFLRRLKLTAADLDDFAHDFYSLAQKSQFRVLTHPAAHKSAQPGTPRNVKEAS